DNA sequence from the Centropristis striata isolate RG_2023a ecotype Rhode Island chromosome 17, C.striata_1.0, whole genome shotgun sequence genome:
TCAAATGCTGAATGGTGGAAAGTGGTCGAAGCAAACTGTGACTCTCATACAGTAAAAGTGTCGTGTTGGATAAAGTCACGGATGGTTTAGAAAATGTTTGCTGCGGTCGTTGCAAAGCAGATGTAAAGCCACGCGGCCTCACCTGATGCAAACGGTATGCTAACGTGAGGTACATTTGCAACATGTCCTCAAacctaaaagaaagaaagaataggTACTTTGCCAAGGTCTGGTTcaaacagcatattaaaaaagttttcattttaatttatgtaaaggaaaaaaaatattgtccttATTTAATGCTATTTACCTTTCAGtcctcttttgtgtttttttttattgggaaTCTAACCTCTTTAAATGTGCATGTGCCACCTATTTAGGTAAATGATAAATTAAgtcatattatttaatttaaaaatgtctggaTATAACAATCAGTAACCTCCCGGGGTGAATAGTGAAGCCAATGAAGTgtttaaaaactgcaattcctcgactggccacttgaggctggctctaaaaacgagtcaatccccatagacctcTATGTTAAATTACCAGCTTTATAGCAGAAATAAACACGTTTACATGTTATGGTTCGGTCTCTATCGCTTATTTCCTGTGATTGGGTGCATTTTTGTGTAACAAACCtagttaattttaattaaattatgctTAATTAAAGGCATGGCTACTTTAAGTGTCCAGGAGTTGGGAGGCACCATGGAcccaccatatatatatatatatatatatatatatatatatatatataaattattgaaattattgtgacgatgtgatttattattgacagataaagtgtatatcttctcaaaattgtattaatcaatctcttccaaacacataacaatgaaaattaaaccacaattaacagaggattgtgtcttcaaataaaattattctaactttatgggTAAACATGAAGATatagattccattttattccattttctgaaaaataaaaccatcaaaAGAATTGTTtaatggcattataactgtgttaaactgcacaaaacacatttttgagacctctCTACCTCTAGCCATGATTATGCTGATTTCATAGAGatgcattattatatattgcagtgaaaaacaatgcCACAGAGTAAAATGTAACGGAAGAAAAATCCTATTATTCTCTGTTTGTAGCACATCCTGGTTGTACTTTATGGGCTTGTTAAAGGTCGTGTCACCCACATGTCACATGATATCGAATCTCTAAATTAGGGACATTAAATTATGCAGGAAAATGTCTTTACTTTCTCCAAATGTGTTCATCTCAATTACCTTTATTCAAGCGTAAATAAGGAAGTATTTCACATGCTGATAATGCTCTTATCTCACTAAAACCATGTTGCATTTGAAAAACAATGCAGAGCTGCAGCATTCCTCAGGTCCGGCTGAGGTGTCAACAGTGTACGTTTCAGGTGTGTCATAAATGGAAAATGTTAACCATTGGACTTTAACACCACACCCATGAGACAAACACACTTCTGCCCTGTGTCAGAGCTACTATTATGCATTCTCACGATCACATATGCGCACACACATGTCATGCCAAAACCTGTGCACATAATAGATGCTGTGGTAGTTTGCGCTGCAAATGCTGCTATTTTAAGATTAGGTATAGTTGCAGAGTTGCAGCAAAAGCACACAGACGGAGAAACCAGCTCTGGGCTCAGGAGAGGGAGGGTTTGGGCTGATGAATAACTGGGTTGACGTTTCATTTTCCTGTTTCACAGCTACCCTGTAATGTATTCATACTCATTCATACAGCAGGAGAGTCACCTGCTCGGAGGAGAGACAGACGTGTAACTGACGagcttcacctcagagaagtTGCTGTaagtattaatattttgacattaCAGCTAAAAAATATGATCTGTTTGTAATATGGTTTCAGTAAACTGTCAGATATATGACAAATAtgcagatacagtcatggaataaattattagaccaccctttttctacaactaatggttcatgtgtttggacaaatataatgataactaaaatagctcatgagagtttaatttaagttgaatttaatttaatttatatggttttcttgataataaccaaaatcattgtcaaagaaaacaatgggaaatggcaagatatcagctcttaaattaaactcttatgagctatttttgttgttatcatgatatttgtccaaacaactatacctttagttgtaccaggcattaaaatgaacaagaaagtgtagaaaacaaggatggtctaataatttttccatgactgtatacttggctgttttctgttttggaaaTTAACATTCAGGTGgtaaagttgctttttttctttatttcatgcAGGAGAAAGTGTCTTGTTCTCCTTGTAAATGttcaaaattaccaacaatAGCCATAAGAGACAAATATTAAAGCTGATGTGACTGTGAAagtcatattttctatttattatgaGAATGAATGAGGAGAAAAGCTAATAACTTACAGTGAGACAGAGAAAGGCCTTGAAGTTGAGCCTCATCTTACTTAGGCTAACTAATCCCCTCTGCTTTCagtcattatgctaagctaagctaccaGCTGTACAGCCTCACATCAAACAGACAATTATGAGAATGGTATCAATCAACTCATTTAAATCTCAGCAAGAAAGTGAATttaccaaaatgtcaaacttgtATGCCACTGTTTCTGTAAGCTAAGTTTCTGTGTTAGCTAAGTTAGCTAGCTTTGGGTTAGCTCAGTTTTGGTTTCAGTTGCATGCACTTAAGCTCTTTAAATATTCAAACATTGCCTGTGTTTTTGTTAGTAAatggatatttatttattcatttagtcattttatctGTTCAAGTCATTgctaaacatttacacacagccAGGTGTAGCTGTTTTGTAGCTAACTGACAAAAGTTAGCACGTTAGCATGCTATATAGGACCAGttggggtcatccctatgttccccgcttggggacacttttttttaacccttttttagaaaaaaggtcctatgttccccatttttcccaaaaagggtcctatgttcccctgtagcaatacatacagcatctattttcagaaaaatactgaaaacCCGCACAGTtgcggggttagggttagggttagcttgagacctgcaggtttgccatCCCTGACCAAATCTTTCCTTATTATGCGTGTCAAACAGCCCGTAAGCTTTGAAAGGCCTATTTTCCATGGAATTTGGCATGGGGgtaaaagtaacagaccggggaacataggaccctttttgggaaaagcggggaaaagggtcctatgttcctcggTCTGTTACTTGTTCCCCATTCTCATACAAAGAgaggaacatagacacgctcccgaCCAGTTCAGACtgatgagataatatctgaccTATGTACTGTTTAATTACCTGAGAAGATTTATAAGCATTTTGACAACGCCTGTGTATAAAAGTGGTAAAATGTAAGTTAATGCTCTTCAGGACTAGTTTTGTCTGATTTTTTCCTGCTTGTTAAATGAATATGTCATATAGAGACTGTTTTCTCACAAGTTAAAACTGCTTTTAGTTGATTCACGCATCAAATAACCAAATATTGCACtaataaaatgataactaaATACTAGTGGCTATGTTAGCATGTTGGATAGTGCCCTCTTATTGCAAACTCTAAAACGcttgtatgtaaatgtatgcatatgaataaaacaaaccCTCTGCCTAAAGTCATATTCCAGCATTTGATGCTGCAATAACTTGCTCTTTATGCACAATATGTTTGAtaacaattaatttaaaatattacgTCATTATTTAATCTCTGAAGTTTTATCTATGCAGCCTGACTTTGTGAATCACTAGACACTATAAAGATCTTTACACACAAGAGACTGAGGCTTAGACTTAGAGGCTCTTATTATTAACAGTATGTCTCATTAATATAATTCTTAgtgagttgtttttaaaattggtaATAGGGTGTTGGTGCACCGGTGTAATTATGTGGATATTTTCTGTGGGAAGCGAGGGTGTGTCTGGCGTGTGTATTCAGCCGAAAAACAGTGACTAATACGCCGAGCACACCAAACAGTGCAGGGTGTATGAGTCCTGAATTTCAAGATGTATGCGGTTATGCATATTTGCACAGTAGATGATAAATAAACACTTCCTTGTGGAAGGTGGTCAGCTGTGTTTTTGCTCTGAGGACAGTGTGGCTTTGTGTTTAATTCATTACGGAAGTTCACCAGTCCTGTTATCGGGTATAAATCTTTGCATGCACTACCTCTTTTAAAGATCTTCCTCAGCAACTGTTGCCCTAACTtcctttggtaacactttacaacaaccaactaagtgatgtttatagatggtttatagaccaattattaaccatttaaaaagtgctgtacaaatttaatctttaaatgttttcaaccaatttcaaAAAGGTGTATgagtcatttcaaaatcattaacatacttaatatggtgttaaaaatgttaaaatgagtgcaactaaaactatgaataaactaTTGATtattgttaatggtaaagtaactataaacttacattaataaaccatctatttgtcatttataaatgatttagttagttaaacatgaataaatgatgtatttaaaacgtaaaacctcctgaagacccagctcttcagagagcatcttctttcctagcaccacacgataattctactccttaaagaattgtcactagcacttattgatgcactaatagctctttttgcactagaccttgattgtttgcttttattcttcctgtaagttgctttggataaaagtgtctgctaaacgactaaatgtaatgtaaatgtaatgtatttgtatttgtaccattctaaatggcctatatatggtttataaatgatgattaaccctttatcaggcaaataactatatttggtaacttcaggtaatatttcgagaaaaaagttgcaaatttactagattaaagtggcaaatctgtgctaaaaaagtcgcagatttatgagaaaaaaagtgggaaaaaagcaacttttttctcccagattcaccactttaaatctcataaatctgcgcatttttttctcgtagatttgccactttaatctggtaaacttttttctcaaaatattattttcgtatgtttatttttatacattctggcagtatgtaacatcctcggtaacgctttatattaaggtccgtgtaataaccattaattaacaagtaataaggcccttgtaagtccttacaagatgcttattaacattattgtgtgttgtgtgcattataagcttatataagggTTAATAATGgaattacaaacacccatgacccacccattatgtctttgccatgcctttattaatcttattttgtttgcttattgatattaaaatatactttattgctcatctattataagttaactataagttaactatgctttttgcaactaccagatctaaagcgagaacaatgccttattacttgttaattaatggttattaaggaccttattataaagctttaccaacattaataaactacctgtttaccatttataaatgatggttattgtaaagtgtcaccttccttttttttaatttcactgtTTTGCAGCCAATTGGTTCCTCAGGTAACATGTTGCCAGAAAAACAGTTCCAGTGCACCATCTGCCAGCAGGTGCTCACCGACCCGGTCACCACTCCCTGCGGACACAACTTCTGCCAGGCCTGCCTCCAGAATGTGTGGGACACCAGTGACGTCTGCCAGTGCCCCACCTGTAACAAATCATTCACCTCCCGGCCCGAAATAAGCATCAACACCGGCTTTAAGGAGCTGGCGGACACATTTAGAAACATTATCGTCTGTTCGTCAGCTTCTCCGCTCTGCTCAGCCAAACCAGGTGAGGTGGCGTGTGATGTCTGCGCTGCAACCTCCCTGCAGGTTAAGGCCCTCAAGTCCTGCCTGGTGTGTCTGACCTCGTACTGCCAGGCCCACCTGGAGCCTCACCAGAGAGTCGCCACCTTGAAGATCCACAAGCTGATCGAGCCGGTGAAGAACCTGCAGGACAGGATGTGCAAGAAGCACGAGAGGCTGCTGGAGATGTACTGCAGGGACGAACAGAAGTGTGTGTGCCAGTTCTGCACCGAGACCGAGCACAAAGACCACCATGCTGTCACGATAGAGGACGAGAGTGGAGAGAGGAAGGTATATACAGAATTCTCTGTGTTATAATGGTCTCAATGGATGTAGACTGTCGGGGAAACCCCGCCATTGGCTGCCAATTTTAGAAGGAATCCTGATTGGTTTAAAGAGAGTTTTTTCCCCCAGAATGTCAATGGATGTAGCCATCAATTTCGCCAGTGCTTACACAGTGCTGTGGAGATAGGTCCGGCTATGCAAGACAAGTATTATAAACAATGTAGGCAATATGGATTTCCGAAATACCAAATCAGTGCctgcactgttaaaaaaaaaaaaaaaaaaaaatgccattaaaacaatgtaaaaggaaaaacatttattgcaaatattaaccatgaAATGGGCATTGGAATGTATAGATTAATATAATGAGACgcaatggattttttttttttacagtattattgaataatttatgtaaaaaaatatgttaaaaaaaaattctaataaaaaagttgccaaaaacACTTACCGctatattaaagttaaaaaaaaaactgtttaaggatttatttttattgggtttttgcTCCTACAGTGtgataataaaattattatcatGGGAGTTAATGGAGGTACACTGTAGATATTcactaaaaatacattaaaaacatcacaaagaAGATATATATAATGCTTCAAAGACTAGAGTAATAGTTAAATTTTCTCTACTAATGTTTAAAAGGCCACTAACTGAAGGTTTCCATTTCTGTTCTGCCTGTTCAGGTCCAAATGAAACAAACTGAGGCGGGTTTTCAGCAGATGATCCAGGATCGACTGAAGAAAGTGGAGGAGATCAAAAGCTGTCTGAAGCTCAGCAACGTGAGTCTTAATCACTGTCACAAAGCTTCGGTCTTGTCTAGAATTCAGCTGGTGACTTGACATGATCATGAAGCATTTCACTCAAGTTAGAAAATTAAACAAGTTTCCAATTAATGTCACTTAACTGACTTTTACAACCTCGAAGTGAAGCTCCACATCAGGCCACAGTGAATGAACAAATGAGAAGACTGCATGAAAaatctgttctttttttaaattgaacatattaatttacactttttttatttatctctgtcCAGACGAGTGCAGAGAAGGAGATAAAGGAGAGTGACCGTCTCTTTACGTCTCTGATTCGCTCCATCGAGGAGAGAAAAAGTGAAGTGAACGCGGAGATCAAGGAGAAGCagaaagcagcagagaggagagcagaggagctcatcgaggagctgcagcaggaaatcAATGAGCTGCAGAGGAGAAACACTGAGATGGAGGAGCTGAGGGACACGGAGGACCACCTGCACGTCCTACAGGTTACAACCCACCTTTGAACTTGTTAGTTAAAGTGGTAGTAGGTTGAAGGAAAGAAATAGGTTTacaggtgtttttttatttttatttttattttttacaaaaactgttgtttttacagtaaaaaactgttgtttggtttgcaactttttctaatattacggtaaaatgatattagcactgttaatTTCACGTTTAAGGTCaagccattttattccatattttacatatatatatatatatacactgtaaaaatgattgtagaaattacagtaaaacactgtcaaattgcattagaaataaggtgcaaaatttaaaattgtatattactgtaatagacacttaattaccgtaaatcaaggaatagtgcacagcttaaattgtaaaaaatatttttttaaatgtatgtaaaattaatagagaaataccataatgtcacaaagacaaaattaccctgaaaaaagcaggattattcagtctaaataactgatatttacatttaaatttacagtagaaaatccactcactgtattttttacagtgacgttctggcaaccacagctgccggaattttaccgtaaatgaaacttttttttttacagtgatatatatatatatatatatgggaaaAACAATAACTGGTCAACCGCATCAGCACATCAACACTAGACAAGGACTGTCACAAGATGCACTGCTTAAACTCAAACAGTAATATTGAAATTTCTTCTTCCCTGTATTTCCTCTTGTAGAGGTCTCCCTCTCTAATGTGGCCTCCACTCACCAGAGAGTGGATGGAGATCAGCGTCCACCCTGAAGTCTGCATGGGGACATCAAGGAGAGCGATGTCTAAACTGGACCACACCCTGAAGAACGAACTGGACGCTCTGAAGACAGAAGGTAGAGTGACAAGTCTGTCTATGAAATGCATGTGCAGAAAAGTTATCTCTgaagttgttttatgtttttaaccaaaataTCCAATTGAAACAATTGAatatccaattttttttttcctgacagaGATGAAGAAGATGCAAAAATATGCAGGTAAGACGTCATGCAGCATAAGTATATAGGCTCAATGTTCAGGTTGAAttcattttaattcatattGTTGGATTACTATGTAGTTGAAAcaatattttgggatttttctGCCCAATTGTGGTTGTGTCACAAATAAACTTCATGGCAGACAGCAAACCTGAAAACACTGATATAACTGGGTCAAAAGAAAGATTTTCCCATTTTACTGCAAACAAAAATAGATTAATAGCACCAGAATAATTTCATAGTAATATCATGGGTTATAATAATgggttaaaacttttttttaatggtaaacaGTTATGCAACATATATAGCGTCACGCCTTTTTTCAGACGGCCCAATAGTCCAAAGAAATTATCATTTCAACTTAAACTAGGATGTTTCGAATAGTGGAAGAATATTAATATCCCTTACTTATGTGccagtactaatactacactgtgaaattaccccactgcagtaaaaatacagaagtatcagcatcaaattgtactgaaagtatcaaaagtaaaagtactcagaatggacccactcagattgttatatccaaatatattattggataattattattgatgcatctaTGTAAGCAGCAtcttaattttgtaaagatagggctaatttcaactacttaatatactgttatgaggtttatatttttaaagtgtaatcatttaaaatttattatgtttctttatgttaaatcttgacctgaaaagtaactaaagctgtcggctcaATGTAAAAAGGACAATACTTCCCTCTAAAATGTAATGGCATAGGAGTATAAAGTTACACTCATGTGAAGTacacatatatcaaaatgttatttaagtacagtacttgagtaaatgtaattagttacattccagcacTGGATGTTTCTCCAACCCTAACCAagggtttttttgcctaaattgAATTTACTTATTCTGTCACTTTTTCCACCGCATAATTTTCACATTCTATGTGAAAGTGCTTCGAAAAATTCCATTGACCTGCAGATTGGTGTGTGAAGGGCCTTAAGGGtttgattttaaggttcttttactagtttttaaatgtcttaacggtcttgggccatcttatctatctgatatgcttttatcatatcaaccctcgcgggtcctgaggtcctctggcaccggccttttaatcattccaagagttaaaactaaaacctacggggaggctgcattcagccattatggcccgcgcctatggaacagcctgccagaggacatcaggaccgcagagactgttgatgtttttaaaaggaggctcaagacccacctgtttggtctagcttttaactgattattttactatttatttatttatttatttatttatttattcccgttgtattttagtttttatcttttattttctatcctgttgtcttttagtcttctAGTTTTTAccctatcctgttgtcttttagtcttttagtcttttagtttttatcttgtcttttagtcttttagtttttatcctgtcctgttgtcttttagtcttttagtttttatcctgtcctgttgttttttagtcttttagtttttatcttgtcttgttgtcttttagtcttttagtttttatcctgtcctgttgtcttttagtcttttagtttaattcctgttgtcttttagtcttttagtttttatcctgttgtcttttaatcttttagtttttattctgtcctgttgtcttttagtcttttagtttttagctccagtgtttcctcatgggggcctcctcactggggggtgtgttgggtctgcccatggggatgtggtcttggggACTCCCGGGGCCCGGGGGGctgggcggctctgcaccatgtgtggagtccgcctcggtctccccgggtcctggtggtctctgtgatggcgtcctctatggctgtgggctctgccacctctcagtgtggatgctcccacaggttgctttttcctcatctggatcctcggtgccttgccatgtctctacactgtcaatcaatatgtgctgtgtgtgagtctgagtgtgtttgtgtgcgtgcatgactaaatgcgagtgtgcatgtttgtgtatgtatacttacagatgtgtatgtgggggagggaggggtgggttttgtcatttttattgtttgttttttcttattttttgtaaagcactttgtgttgcatttttatgtatgaaaagcgctatataaataaagtttgatttgatttgatttgaagggATGTGAAATTCCAGATGCTTGGTGTCTATTTCAATTCTTTTTCGCTGTTCATTAAACCCAGAAAGTACCTTCCTATCAGTGATATAAtacaatactttaaaaatgttttggcaaCGACAACAAAGAAttataagcccctttcatagtgctgtcCCGCAAATGTCCGGCTATATTGcgggaaagatctgtgccgccATTTCGCCTCCAGGCAAAGTGATATTCGCACCCCTATATAGTGCAGTTCAGTGTCGCGGAACGATGTGggaggatagtgggaggagatgatagtgacgtgaaacagagcagcagcagtgctgcacagtagcaaaatgctaataggctaacagttagctctgtagcagtacagtgtgtatgtgctgcagcagtatgtgttcacttagtgacctccgtttgtttacaacaagcaccggacactctgtgcagtTAGTGATGTCGGTTTGTTcacgatcagcggcggacaccacctgtacagttagcatgctggtttctttacaataagcggcagatgctgtgcacagttagtgacagCGGCGTCTGCAGCTGTTGGGCGTCTGTGGTTCAGTTGGTAGATCGCTCGCCCACTGATCgtagggttggtggtttgatccctgacctcggcagcctacatgtcgaagtgtccttgagcaagatactgaaccccaaattgctcccaatgctgcgttggtgtgtgaatgaattcccaatggtggcaggtggcaccgttcacggtagcctctgccaccagtatgaatgtgtgtgtgaacgggtgaatgagcgcagtctgtagtgtaaagcgtttTGAGTGGTTGCcaatcgactagaaaagcgttatataagtgcaggtccatttgtGCAGCTGAACTGTGATTCAATGACTGTTGGACAAAGTGGGAGGTGTGTATTAGACGTCACGCGCGACGTCAAATATCCCGATTCGCCCCAttggcccgttcatagtggtcccgcttccaacagtcccaccaattttccacctctgtgactTCCTCTGGGGGCGGAAAATTGGTGTGAtcatttgatcccggcatcccgctTTGGGCGtgttcatagtggaggcgagacgttacagagccgtaaatgtcccggcatgaaacaaCACTATGATAGGGGCTATAGTCACTAAAGAGACATTGCATATTGTGAAAACAAGACGAATATCGATAGAAGTGGGCGTAGAAGTGGTGGTTCAATGCTGTAAGAGGGACCACCAGGAAATTCTATGTCATTTAGCAgctgtttatttcctttgttgaAAGCATTGCAGCTACTGACATTTCTTTGTAACccaaatgtatatatgtatcagggttttttttttgttttttttgttttgtttttgttttttcttttctctctccgttgtgatttccttttttaatttactaGACTTGATTGTCTCATGTGAgaattgtattttctttgtttgttgtattgaaaaatttgaaagataaaaaaagacgtGGTGGTTCATACTGTAGATTTTGTATTTAACTTTTCTACATCTTGCATGTCCCCAGTTGATGTTGTTTTAGACCCGGACACGGCCCATCCAAACATCGTCCTGTCAGCTGACGGCAAGCAGGCGGGTCGTGCCGAACTCCTGCACATCGTGCCGGACAACCCCCAACGATTCGACCCCGTCATCTGTGTAGTGGGCAAGAGAGGCTTCCTGTCCGGGAGGTTCTACTTCCAGGTCAGCGTCTTGTCAAGTGTTATGGAA
Encoded proteins:
- the LOC131989814 gene encoding E3 ubiquitin-protein ligase TRIM39-like — protein: MLPEKQFQCTICQQVLTDPVTTPCGHNFCQACLQNVWDTSDVCQCPTCNKSFTSRPEISINTGFKELADTFRNIIVCSSASPLCSAKPGEVACDVCAATSLQVKALKSCLVCLTSYCQAHLEPHQRVATLKIHKLIEPVKNLQDRMCKKHERLLEMYCRDEQKCVCQFCTETEHKDHHAVTIEDESGERKVQMKQTEAGFQQMIQDRLKKVEEIKSCLKLSNTSAEKEIKESDRLFTSLIRSIEERKSEVNAEIKEKQKAAERRAEELIEELQQEINELQRRNTEMEELRDTEDHLHVLQRSPSLMWPPLTREWMEISVHPEVCMGTSRRAMSKLDHTLKNELDALKTEEMKKMQKYAVDVVLDPDTAHPNIVLSADGKQAGRAELLHIVPDNPQRFDPVICVVGKRGFLSGRFYFQVAVGTKTFWDLGVVKESVNRKGMITSKPENGFWTVRLRNGEEYRALDSPSVLLPLKKKPQTVGVFTDYEEGTVSFFDVEARSHIYTFTGCLFSERVFPFFSPGIFDDGKNTAALVITAVNQET